From Streptomyces sp. TLI_053, a single genomic window includes:
- a CDS encoding response regulator transcription factor — protein MSATRVPDAVSVLLVEDDAVIRRSVQLALERYGYRVDVTGDGLDGLDAVRAGSHDVLILDVMLPGLDGISLCRRVRDETLTPILMMSARGDALDVVSGLEAGADDYVVKPVDIPVLVARIRSLLRRATFRDHPAAGPGRADAGRAEAGRAAPAQEAPVREEPVRDEPVRDERIAAGEPGGRDRPSPTGNVPDLLTFGGLTIDPRGLDVSLDGRAVALTPTELRLLLVFAENPGTVLDRRHLLREVWDYGWEGDTRVVDLCVVRLRKKIGADRIETVRGFGYKLLRG, from the coding sequence TTGTCCGCCACCCGAGTACCCGACGCGGTCAGCGTGCTCCTCGTCGAGGACGACGCGGTCATCCGCCGCTCGGTCCAGCTCGCCCTGGAGCGCTACGGCTACCGGGTCGACGTCACCGGCGACGGGCTCGACGGCCTGGACGCCGTCCGGGCCGGCTCCCACGACGTCCTGATCCTCGACGTGATGCTGCCCGGCCTCGACGGCATCAGCCTGTGCCGGCGGGTCCGCGACGAGACCCTCACCCCCATCCTGATGATGTCCGCCCGCGGCGACGCCCTCGACGTCGTGTCCGGCCTGGAGGCGGGTGCCGACGACTACGTGGTCAAGCCCGTCGACATCCCCGTCCTCGTCGCCCGCATCCGCTCCCTGCTGCGCCGCGCCACCTTCCGCGACCACCCGGCCGCGGGCCCCGGGCGGGCGGACGCCGGACGGGCGGAGGCCGGGCGAGCCGCTCCCGCGCAGGAGGCGCCCGTACGGGAGGAGCCGGTGCGGGACGAGCCGGTGCGGGACGAGCGGATCGCGGCGGGCGAGCCGGGCGGCCGCGACCGGCCCTCCCCCACCGGGAACGTGCCGGACCTGCTCACCTTCGGCGGCCTGACCATCGACCCGCGCGGCCTGGACGTCAGTCTGGACGGCCGTGCCGTCGCCCTCACGCCCACCGAACTGCGCCTGCTGCTGGTCTTCGCGGAGAACCCCGGCACGGTCCTGGACCGCCGCCACCTGCTGCGCGAGGTGTGGGACTACGGCTGGGAGGGCGACACCCGGGTGGTCGACCTGTGCGTGGTCCGGCTGCGCAAGAAGATCGGCGCCGACCGCATCGAGACCGTCCGCGGCTTCGGCTACAAGCTCCTGCGGGGCTGA
- a CDS encoding endonuclease/exonuclease/phosphatase family protein, with amino-acid sequence MSTSTHTGAAPTTPPAADTAAPIPGPGEDGRHRPRHRTVVHRRLHRRLHSYLHRCLHRVVSRPTRRAAGQRGRLIAGAAVALAALLVVSPWLPNDPFNLGSLWQTVLPWSGLGIALLLLLAALRRSALAAVAVLLPALVWSVLFAPSLVDKRAGGGDLVVVSHNVNEDNPDPRRTALALAASGADVVAVEELASRAQETYRRELAATYPYSEVHGGIGLWSKYPLQGVETVEIMPWTRALRATVLTPKGPVALYTAHLASVRVRLDVGFTTFARNEAAAKLAAAVRSEPLPRVVVLGDLNGSFDDSALRTLTGPLRSAQQEAGDGFGFTWPAPFPVVRIDQILVKGVTPRSAWTLPDTGSDHLPVAASLRL; translated from the coding sequence ATGAGCACGAGCACGCACACCGGCGCCGCGCCCACGACGCCCCCGGCTGCGGACACCGCCGCGCCGATCCCCGGACCCGGCGAGGACGGCCGGCACCGGCCCCGCCACCGGACGGTCGTCCACCGCCGTCTCCACCGCCGTCTCCACAGCTACCTCCACCGTTGCCTCCACCGCGTCGTCAGCCGTCCGACCCGCCGTGCCGCAGGGCAGCGCGGGCGGCTGATCGCGGGCGCCGCCGTCGCCCTCGCCGCCCTGCTGGTCGTGAGCCCCTGGCTGCCGAACGACCCGTTCAACCTCGGCAGCCTCTGGCAGACCGTGCTGCCCTGGTCGGGCCTGGGCATCGCGCTGCTGCTGCTCCTCGCGGCACTGCGGCGCTCCGCCCTGGCAGCCGTGGCCGTCCTGCTGCCCGCCCTGGTCTGGAGCGTGCTGTTCGCACCCTCCCTGGTCGACAAGCGCGCGGGCGGCGGGGACCTCGTCGTCGTCAGCCACAACGTGAACGAGGACAACCCCGACCCGCGCCGGACGGCACTCGCCCTGGCCGCCTCGGGAGCCGACGTCGTGGCGGTGGAGGAACTGGCGAGCCGGGCGCAGGAGACCTACCGGCGCGAGCTGGCCGCCACCTACCCCTACTCCGAGGTGCACGGCGGCATCGGACTCTGGAGCAAGTACCCGCTCCAGGGGGTGGAGACGGTGGAGATCATGCCGTGGACCCGGGCCCTGCGCGCCACCGTGCTCACGCCCAAGGGCCCCGTCGCCCTCTACACGGCGCACCTCGCCTCGGTCCGGGTGCGCCTGGACGTGGGGTTCACCACCTTCGCCCGCAACGAAGCGGCGGCCAAGCTCGCCGCGGCCGTGCGGAGCGAACCGCTGCCGAGGGTCGTCGTCCTGGGCGACCTCAACGGCTCCTTCGACGACTCCGCGCTGCGCACGCTCACCGGGCCGCTGCGCTCGGCCCAGCAGGAGGCCGGTGACGGCTTCGGCTTCACCTGGCCCGCTCCGTTCCCGGTGGTGCGCATCGACCAGATCCTGGTCAAGGGCGTCACCCCGCGCTCCGCGTGGACCCTGCCGGACACCGGCAGCGACCACCTCCCGGTCGCGGCGTCCCTGCGGCTGTGA
- a CDS encoding serine hydrolase: protein MSVTIQSEDRDQDRNPGRDGDGGLYREQDHDREQDRDRRTGPGRLPPLRRRTLGILALVVLAGAGGATLATRHDGDTVAAAATRVNAAPVLPAPEAIAALGLPWPEEGQSAVAAAKVGVLGVQGPQQPVPIASVTKVMTAYVVLRDHPLKDGEDGPTITVDAQAAAEAGSVDESTAPVTAGQRLSQRKLLEVMLLPSANNVARLLARWDAGSEEAFVSRMNAEAARLGMSGTTYTGASGLEASTVSTAADQLKLAREAMKEPALRATVALRDTELPGRAAPLRNTNKLLDLPGVVGLKTGSTTSAGGNLMWALEVADGRSGSGRRLVYGVVLGQRAGTTPSDGLRAALERSGRLVDALRQKLPAVLPALDGGQQEWS, encoded by the coding sequence GTGTCAGTCACCATCCAGTCCGAAGACCGAGACCAGGACCGAAACCCGGGCCGGGACGGCGACGGAGGCCTTTACCGCGAGCAGGACCACGACCGCGAGCAGGACCGGGACCGGCGTACCGGGCCCGGTCGGCTCCCCCCGCTCCGCCGCAGGACGCTGGGGATCCTGGCCCTCGTCGTGCTCGCCGGAGCCGGCGGTGCCACCCTGGCCACCCGGCACGACGGGGACACGGTCGCCGCCGCCGCCACTCGCGTCAACGCGGCGCCGGTGCTGCCGGCGCCCGAGGCGATCGCCGCCCTCGGTCTCCCGTGGCCGGAGGAAGGACAGTCGGCGGTCGCGGCGGCCAAGGTCGGCGTGCTCGGCGTCCAGGGACCGCAGCAGCCGGTGCCGATCGCGAGCGTCACCAAGGTGATGACGGCGTACGTCGTGCTCAGGGACCACCCGCTCAAGGACGGCGAGGACGGACCGACGATCACGGTCGACGCGCAGGCCGCCGCGGAGGCGGGTTCGGTGGACGAGTCCACCGCCCCCGTCACCGCCGGGCAGCGCCTGAGCCAGCGCAAGCTGCTGGAGGTGATGCTGCTGCCCTCCGCCAACAACGTGGCCCGGCTGCTGGCCCGGTGGGACGCGGGCAGCGAGGAGGCGTTCGTGTCCCGGATGAACGCGGAGGCCGCCCGGCTGGGGATGAGCGGCACCACCTACACCGGGGCCAGCGGCCTCGAGGCCAGCACCGTGTCCACCGCCGCCGACCAGCTCAAACTGGCCCGCGAGGCGATGAAGGAGCCCGCGCTGCGGGCCACCGTGGCCCTGCGCGACACCGAGCTCCCGGGCCGCGCCGCACCGCTGCGCAACACCAACAAACTGCTCGACCTGCCCGGGGTGGTGGGCCTGAAGACCGGTTCGACCACCTCGGCCGGCGGGAACCTGATGTGGGCGCTGGAGGTCGCCGACGGCAGGAGCGGCTCGGGGCGCCGGCTCGTCTACGGCGTGGTGCTCGGCCAGCGCGCCGGCACCACCCCCTCCGACGGCCTGCGGGCCGCCCTGGAGCGCAGCGGTCGACTCGTCGACGCCCTGCGGCAGAAGCTGCCCGCCGTCCTGCCGGCGCTCGACGGCGGTCAGCAGGAGTGGTCATGA
- a CDS encoding sigma factor-like helix-turn-helix DNA-binding protein: MVGIDGSGRADAHDDAPVPEARQGPPEPTAGAEVGGLAADTSLPDDLVALLVMYGEAYWEYARLHLGDADAADALVDDVFADLAAHWDVVLRQENVEEFCWGVLRATIDDTLVLRARPSAFTSAAFAFAMADAREAFQALESGIGLFAAIGGLPERQHDVVVLTYVLGHPVVTAARVMGITRSGVYSLRRDARRRLASALGLDEQGAENAEEQ; encoded by the coding sequence ATGGTCGGCATCGACGGCAGTGGCCGCGCGGATGCGCACGACGACGCCCCGGTCCCCGAGGCCCGCCAGGGACCTCCCGAGCCGACCGCCGGGGCCGAGGTCGGCGGCCTCGCGGCGGACACCTCCCTCCCCGACGACCTGGTGGCCCTGCTGGTGATGTACGGCGAGGCGTACTGGGAGTACGCGCGCCTGCACCTCGGTGACGCCGACGCCGCCGACGCCCTGGTCGACGACGTCTTCGCGGACCTCGCGGCCCACTGGGACGTCGTCCTGCGGCAGGAGAACGTGGAGGAGTTCTGCTGGGGTGTGCTGCGGGCGACGATCGACGACACGCTGGTGCTGCGTGCCCGGCCGTCGGCCTTCACCTCCGCCGCGTTCGCCTTCGCGATGGCCGACGCCAGGGAGGCGTTCCAGGCACTGGAGAGCGGGATCGGCCTGTTCGCGGCGATCGGCGGACTGCCGGAGCGGCAGCACGACGTGGTCGTGCTGACCTATGTGCTCGGCCACCCGGTCGTGACCGCCGCACGGGTCATGGGGATCACCAGGAGCGGGGTGTACAGCCTGCGCCGCGACGCCCGCCGCCGGCTCGCCTCGGCGCTGGGCCTGGACGAACAGGGCGCCGAGAACGCGGAAGAGCAGTGA
- a CDS encoding DUF6297 family protein codes for MTAVPAPEAAAGTDDERTGEDRTEEDGTDSGSTVGDETDTDSDDDPIDDDSIDDWTDETLALLRALRAPHRRNRAKSVGFAVYCVILVLIIWGGVPSLGLFLQASMGADYTGHGADLLAAMPSGITAIGLVTFLLLVRDGLWRGPVVPPRAAADWLLIHPVRPRPVLRPWFWLSCAVAAFPGLVAAVGGMVALGLTVRTGLPAALGWCLLGGLCVPLLATCAALVVERSDRAARWVRRLTPGLTLLIMALAGQSALAVAGHPVRWLELVELWSGPWGWAAIAALAPTPAAVAGGWVAAALLLVSTGAALVLADRAAATVPLARLRERARTAAGVLAALRTVELRSARLAVNSANGSARQRRLRLPAPRRAWLVVPWRDTLALLRSPARLGRAAVLTVPALLCAVLAHGATGGLSWLATAVALIFGYLAVAQLLEPARIETDDVRRASWSPYPFASLMLRHAVVPTLAGVLLGLACTGALLAAGTGPAAWLAPAAAPALVAAGLVNACRGVLRKDLLFSPTQGTGGGPGPALFAAWYAAGPAVGVAALTPMFSSALRGGAVVQVGKAALMAVVVAVLLLRWAQARAAKMSRARPGESAS; via the coding sequence GTGACCGCCGTTCCTGCCCCGGAAGCAGCAGCCGGGACCGACGACGAGCGGACCGGAGAGGACCGGACGGAGGAGGACGGGACGGACAGCGGCTCGACGGTCGGTGACGAGACCGACACCGATTCCGACGACGACCCGATCGACGACGACTCGATCGACGACTGGACCGACGAAACTCTCGCCCTGCTCCGCGCCCTGCGCGCCCCCCACCGGCGCAACCGCGCCAAGTCGGTCGGCTTCGCCGTCTACTGCGTGATCCTCGTCCTGATCATCTGGGGCGGCGTGCCCAGCCTCGGCCTGTTCCTGCAGGCGTCCATGGGCGCCGACTACACCGGCCACGGCGCCGATCTGCTCGCCGCGATGCCCTCCGGTATCACCGCGATCGGACTGGTCACCTTCCTGCTGCTGGTCCGGGACGGCCTGTGGCGCGGCCCGGTGGTGCCACCCCGGGCGGCGGCCGACTGGCTGCTGATCCACCCCGTCCGGCCCCGCCCGGTGCTCCGGCCGTGGTTCTGGCTGTCCTGCGCCGTGGCCGCGTTCCCCGGTCTGGTGGCGGCGGTCGGCGGCATGGTCGCGCTCGGGCTCACGGTCCGGACCGGACTGCCGGCCGCGCTCGGCTGGTGCCTGCTCGGGGGCCTCTGCGTGCCGCTCCTGGCCACCTGCGCAGCGCTGGTGGTGGAGCGCAGCGACCGCGCCGCCCGCTGGGTGCGCCGGCTCACTCCGGGTCTGACGCTGCTGATCATGGCGCTGGCGGGGCAGAGCGCGCTGGCCGTCGCCGGTCACCCGGTGCGCTGGCTGGAACTGGTCGAACTGTGGTCGGGGCCCTGGGGCTGGGCCGCGATCGCCGCGCTGGCGCCGACCCCGGCCGCCGTGGCGGGCGGCTGGGTGGCCGCCGCACTGCTGCTGGTGTCGACCGGTGCCGCCCTGGTGCTCGCCGACCGGGCCGCCGCGACGGTGCCGCTGGCCCGGCTGCGGGAGCGGGCCAGGACCGCCGCCGGGGTGCTGGCCGCGCTCCGGACGGTCGAGCTGCGCAGCGCGCGGCTGGCGGTGAACAGCGCCAACGGCAGCGCCCGGCAACGCCGGCTCCGGCTGCCCGCGCCCCGGCGGGCCTGGCTGGTGGTGCCGTGGCGGGACACCCTCGCCCTGCTCCGCTCCCCCGCCCGGCTGGGCCGCGCGGCGGTGCTGACCGTGCCCGCGCTGCTCTGCGCCGTCCTCGCGCACGGCGCGACGGGCGGTCTGTCCTGGCTGGCCACCGCCGTCGCGCTGATCTTCGGCTACCTGGCCGTCGCGCAGCTGCTGGAGCCGGCCCGGATCGAGACGGACGACGTCCGGCGGGCCTCCTGGTCGCCGTATCCGTTCGCCTCCCTGATGCTGCGCCATGCCGTCGTTCCGACGCTGGCCGGGGTCCTGCTGGGGCTGGCCTGCACGGGGGCGCTGCTGGCGGCGGGCACGGGCCCGGCGGCCTGGCTCGCACCGGCCGCAGCCCCGGCCCTGGTCGCGGCGGGACTGGTGAACGCCTGCCGCGGGGTGCTGCGCAAGGACCTGCTGTTCTCCCCGACCCAGGGCACCGGCGGCGGTCCCGGCCCGGCGCTGTTCGCCGCCTGGTACGCGGCCGGGCCCGCCGTGGGCGTGGCGGCGCTGACGCCGATGTTCTCCTCGGCGCTGCGCGGCGGGGCGGTCGTGCAGGTCGGCAAGGCCGCCCTGATGGCGGTGGTGGTCGCGGTGCTGCTGCTGCGCTGGGCGCAGGCCAGGGCGGCGAAGATGAGCAGGGCCCGCCCCGGGGAGAGCGCTTCCTAG
- a CDS encoding ABC transporter ATP-binding protein, which translates to MAKNAAEPRPAARRPLLQLTGVSRSYGEREVLHPVSLSLAAGECVALLGHNGSGKSTLLRVAAGRDAPSKGTVVFDGIPMDENDPRVRARVAVVGDTVACYPDLTVREHLLLVAVAHGVADAPDWVAHVLEDRMLTERADALPSALSSGQMQALLLACALVRPRDLLLLDEPEQRLDPDARRALADLLKAELADGVAVLLVTHHTDLALDVADRVVVLEDGRILRQGATRKVLAADLAARTAAGSAGTR; encoded by the coding sequence ATGGCCAAGAACGCCGCCGAACCACGCCCCGCAGCCCGCAGGCCCCTGCTGCAGCTCACCGGCGTCAGCCGCTCCTACGGCGAGCGGGAGGTGCTGCACCCCGTGAGCCTGTCGCTGGCCGCCGGAGAGTGCGTGGCGCTGCTCGGACACAACGGATCGGGCAAGTCGACCCTGCTCAGGGTCGCGGCCGGACGGGACGCTCCCAGCAAGGGCACCGTGGTCTTCGACGGCATCCCGATGGACGAGAACGACCCCCGGGTCCGGGCCAGGGTCGCGGTGGTCGGCGACACCGTCGCCTGCTACCCCGACCTGACCGTCCGCGAGCACCTGCTGCTGGTCGCGGTCGCGCACGGGGTCGCGGACGCGCCCGACTGGGTCGCCCACGTGCTGGAGGACCGGATGCTCACGGAGCGGGCCGACGCGCTGCCCTCCGCGCTCTCCTCCGGGCAGATGCAGGCGCTGCTGCTGGCCTGCGCGCTGGTGCGCCCGCGCGATCTGCTGCTGCTGGACGAGCCCGAGCAGCGGCTCGACCCGGACGCCCGCCGCGCCCTCGCCGACCTGCTGAAGGCCGAGCTGGCCGACGGCGTCGCGGTGCTGCTGGTCACCCACCACACCGACCTGGCCCTGGACGTGGCCGACCGGGTGGTGGTGCTGGAGGACGGCAGGATCCTCAGGCAGGGCGCCACCCGCAAGGTGCTGGCGGCGGATCTCGCGGCCCGCACCGCCGCCGGATCGGCGGGTACCCGGTGA
- a CDS encoding EamA family transporter, whose protein sequence is MTAPSSVRRGLACLAFAGVTWGTTGAAVDIVYRSSDFGPMAVSFWRFLTGVALLLAARALRRPRRAPRAPRAPRPMGRRMLLFTGTGIGLAVFQTAYFAAVRDTGLAVGTIVALGAAPLFTAGGGRLFLGERVGRGGLLAVGGALAGLAILVLGNRAGVVHPVGVGAALLSAAGYAVSTVLGRWTGRHGGGEDPYALTVGAFAVGTAVMLPFARGEGLLPHAARPGQVVLLMLYVAVVTTALAYPLYFAGAGAVRAATASVVMLIEPVSAAALAVLLLGERLTAATVVGTLLMLAAIAGLALAESRLHATD, encoded by the coding sequence GTGACGGCGCCGAGCTCCGTGCGCCGCGGTCTGGCCTGCCTCGCGTTCGCGGGCGTGACCTGGGGCACCACCGGGGCCGCCGTGGACATCGTCTACCGGTCCAGCGACTTCGGGCCCATGGCCGTCTCGTTCTGGCGCTTCCTGACCGGCGTCGCACTGCTGCTCGCGGCGCGCGCCCTTCGCCGGCCCCGCAGGGCGCCGCGGGCACCGCGGGCACCGAGGCCGATGGGCCGGCGCATGCTGCTGTTCACGGGCACCGGCATCGGTCTGGCGGTCTTCCAGACCGCCTACTTCGCCGCGGTGCGGGACACCGGGCTGGCCGTGGGCACCATCGTCGCCCTGGGGGCGGCCCCCCTGTTCACCGCCGGCGGCGGTCGCCTGTTCCTGGGCGAGCGGGTGGGACGCGGCGGCCTGCTGGCCGTCGGTGGAGCCCTGGCCGGTCTGGCGATCCTGGTCCTGGGCAACCGGGCGGGTGTCGTCCACCCCGTCGGGGTGGGGGCGGCGCTGCTGTCCGCCGCCGGATACGCCGTCTCCACCGTCCTGGGACGCTGGACCGGACGGCACGGCGGGGGAGAGGACCCGTACGCCCTCACGGTGGGGGCGTTCGCCGTCGGCACCGCCGTGATGCTGCCGTTCGCCCGGGGCGAGGGCCTCCTGCCGCACGCCGCCCGCCCCGGCCAGGTCGTCCTGCTGATGCTCTACGTCGCCGTCGTCACGACGGCTCTCGCCTACCCGCTGTACTTCGCCGGAGCGGGCGCCGTCCGGGCGGCCACGGCATCGGTGGTGATGCTGATCGAGCCGGTCAGCGCGGCGGCACTCGCCGTCCTGCTCCTCGGCGAGCGGCTCACCGCAGCGACGGTCGTCGGCACACTGCTGATGCTCGCGGCCATCGCGGGCCTCGCCCTCGCCGAGTCCCGACTCCACGCGACGGACTGA